In Sphingobacterium sp. SRCM116780, the genomic stretch TACATACTTTTCTAACTCATTCCAATAATAAGGAGTATCCGATATACCAGAGTTAATAAAGAAATGTAATAATTTAACCTTAAAATTCGGATTTTCAGCAATTTTGTTGTTATAAAAATCAACAACATCTTCAATACGAATACCTAATCTTGATGTGTAAAATTGAGAATCTGGCTGCTCTTCCGATGCAATACGGATACCCAAAGCACATGGTTCTTCTAATTCAATCTCATCATCATACAGATTAAACTCTTCTTTATTATCTAAAACAGGGATAATATTCTTATACCCATCATGGATCATATCGATGATATACTGTTTATACTGATAAGTCTTAAAACCGTTACAAATAACGGTAATGTCTTTCGTTACGGTACCTTGACGTTCCAAAGAATCAATCATTGGCATATCAAATGCAGATGATGTCTCTAAGTGAATATCATTCTTCAACGCTTCTTCAACGATATGTTTGAAGTGGGAAGACTTTGTACAATAACAGTATTTGTAGGACCCTCTGTAGTTGTGTTTCAAAATTGCGGTTTGAAACAAAATTTTCGCTTGTTGAATTTTTTTGCTGACGATTGGCAAATAAGTAAAACGCAACGGTGTACCGTACGTTTCTATCATTTCCATTAAATTCAAATCGTGGAAATACAATTCGTCGTCGATGATTTCGAATCCGTCTTGCGGAAAACCAACACTTAGGTCAAGAAATTCCTGATAGCTCTGCATTTTTTATTATTTTTGCAAAGATATACTTTCAAGGTGAATACAAGAATAAGGAATGTAAATTATTTTTGTGTTCTATTTCAGGGAGTTGCAAATTTTACTTAATCATTACATGGCGAATTCTATTCAAACCAGACTTATTGAAGTCACTGTTCAAGCTGTAAAAGAGCTTTATCATGCAGAAATTTCTGAAAATCAAATTACTTTGCAAGAAACACGCAAAGAGTTTGAAGGACAAATTACTATTGTAACTTTTCCTGTAACCCGATTTTCTAAGAAATCTCCTGAGCAAACAGGGACTGAGATTGGCGAATATTTGAAAGCAAATATTGCAGAGATTACAGATTTTAATGTTATTAAAGGGTTTTTGAATATTTGCCTTTCAGATCAGTACTGGATTTCTTTATTGAATGATACCATAGTGAAAAGTGATTTTGGTGTATTCCCTTCAAATGGTAAACGATTAATGGTAGAATATTCTTCCCCTAATACAAATAAGCCATTGCATTTAGGGCATATTCGTAACAATCTGTTAGGTTATTCTGTTTCCGAAATTTTAAAAGCATATGGTTATGACGTGATTAAAGCAAATTTGGTTAATGATCGTGGAATCCATATTTGTAAATCCATGTTAGCATGGCAGAAATTTGGAAACGGAGAAACCCCAGAATCAACGGGTATGAAAGGTGACCATTTAGTCGGTAAATATTATGTTGTTTTTGATAAGGAATATAAAAAGGAAATCGAATCGTTAAAAGAAGCTGGTCAATCAGAAGAAGATGCCAAGAAAAATGCACCATTGATTAAAGAAGCACAAGCGATGTTACAACAATGGGAAGCTGGTGATGAGGCTGTGATCGAACTTTGGAAAACGATGAATAGTTGGGTATATGCTGGTTTTGAAAAAACATATAAACAATTGGGCGTTGATTTCGATAAATATTATTACGAATCAAACACCTATTTATTAGGAAAAGATATTATACAAGAAGGTTTAGATAATGGTGTTTTCTTTAGAAAAGAAGATAACTCTGTATGGATTGACTTGACTGCAGAAGGATTAGATGAAAAATTGGTCTTGCGTGGTGACGGAACTTCCGTATATATTACACAAGACTTAGGCACTGCGCAATTAAAATATGATGAATTCAATATGAATGATTCTATTTATGTGGTTGGTAATGAGCAAGATTACCACTTCAAGGTTTTGTTTCTTATTTTGAAAAAATTAGGTAAATCTTGGGCAGATGGTTTATTCCATCTATCCTATGGTATGGTTGATTTACCTTCTGGTAAAATGAAATCTCGTGAGGGTACTGTTGTTGATGCAGATGATTTGATGGATGAAATGATTGAGACTGCAAAAGAACGTACGGAAGAATTGGGGAAAACAGAAGGTCTATCTGAAGAAAACAAGAAAGTGCTTTATAATACTATTGGGATGGGAGCTTTGAAATATTTCTTGTTAAAAGTTGATCCTAAGAAACGGGTATTATTCGATCCAAAGGAATCTGTTGATTTTCAAGGAAATACAGGTCCTTTTATCCAGTACACGTACGCTCGTATTAAATCAGTGCTTTCAAAAGCAAACTTTGATGATAACGCAACAGTATCGATCCCTTCTTCTATATCAGCTTACGAGCGAGACTTGATCATGAGTTTAGGAAATTTTCCGAGTATTATTGAGATTTCAGCTCAAGAATTTAGTCCTGCTCAAATGTCAAATTATATCTATGATGTTGCGAAGTTGTATAATAAATTCTATCATGAAGAGACAATTTTAAAAGCTGAAATTGAAGATGTGAAAAACTTCCGTTTACATTTATCGGCTTCTTCTGCGAGAATTATTGCTAAAGGAATGAATTTATTAGGAATAGAAGTTCCTGAACGTATGTAATTTTAATCATGATGACTCAAAAAATTCGTGTTGGTCTAGTAGGATTTGGTATTTCTGGACAAGTGTTCCATGCTCCTATAATGCGATCCGTTCCTGAACTGGAGTTGGTCAAAGTAACTGCCCGTAAAGAGGAGCAAAAAGTAATTCTAAGAGAAAAATATCCTACAGCAGAAGCTGTAGATCATATCGATGCTATATTAGAAGATGATTCCATTGATTTGGTGGTCATAGCAACCTCAAATGATATGCATTACCCATTTGCTAAGCAAGCACTGCTAGCAGGTAAACATGTTGTGGTTGAAAAACCATTTACTAATACTTCTGAGCAAGCAGATGAATTAATTACGTTAGCGAAAGGAAAAGGTAAAATATTATCTGTATACCATAACTTAAGGTTCAATTCAGACTTTAGAACTATTCTTAATGTGGTGAAAGATGAACGTTTAGGGGGGATTAAAAATTTTGAAGTTCGTTATGATCGTTTTCGTAATCATTTGCGACCAAATGCTTGGCGAGAAGATAACCTACCAGGTTCGGGTATTTTTTATGACCTAGGTGCCCATTTGATTGATCAAACATTACAACTATTTGGTAAACCAAATGCTTTGTTTGCAGATTTAAGTATCCAAAGACCAAGAGCAAAAGCCATTGATCATTTCGAATTGCTACTTTATTACCCTGAAATGCGTGTATCATTAAAAGGAGGGATGTTAGCAAAGGAACCTACGCCTCGTTATACTATCTTTGCTTTAAATGGGAATTTTCTGAAAAATGGAGTAGACTCTCAAGAGGCTTTGCTACGTGCAGGTAAATTTCCTGATGAAGATCCAAATTGGGGAAAAGAGGACCCTGCTATATATGGTAAGCTCAATTTATTACTAGATGGTCAGGATATAGAAGAAACCATTCCGTCCAAATTAGGAAGTTACCCAGATTATTACCAAAATATAGCACATGCTATTTTGGGTAAAGAGAAACTAATCGTAACCCCAGAGCAAGCACGAGATGTTATTCGAATCATTGAATTAGGTGTTCTAAGTCAGGAGAAACGCTGTGTAATACCTTTAGATAATCAATTAATCGCTTACTAAGATATGAAGCAGTATGATGCCATCATAGTAGGTGGAGGAGCGTGTGGTTTGATGTGTGCTGCTCAAGCGGGATTATTGGGGAAAAGTGTCTTAGTGGTTGAACGAAATGATAAAGTAGGTGCAAAAATTTTGATTTCAGGAGGGGGACGATGTAATTACACAAATCTAGGAACAAGTATTGATAATTTCGTTTCCGAAAATCCACAGTTTTTAAAATCCGTATTCAGTCAATGGACAGTTGAGGATACGTTAGATTTTTTTGAATCTCATGGTATTTTTGGAGAAGAAAAAACATTAGGACAATTATTCCCTTCTACGAATAAAGCGAAAGATGTTGTTGCTGTTTTTACGCAGATCCTGTATGATACGAATCAAGATATTGTATTAAATTCGTTAGTTAAAGCTGTCGAAAAAAACGAGGAAGGCTTTCTCATAACCATTGAAAATAAGAAAGGCGAACAGCATTTGAAAACGAAAAAAGTGGTGATGGCAAGTGGAGGACTCCCTGTTTATAAACTAGGTGCATCAGACTTTGCCATCCGCGTTGCAAAAAAATTTGAACTAGCTATTGTGCCAACAGCTCCCGCATTAGTACCCTTAACGATTACTGGAAAAGATGCCGATTGGTATGCTTCTTTAGCAGGCAATTCTGTATTCTCTCGAGTTTATAATAAAGAAATCAGTTTCGAAGAGAATATTTTATTTACACATTGGGGCTTAAGTGGTCCCGCTATTTTACAGATCTCTTCTTATTGGCGTGCAGGTGAAGAGTTTTATATAGACTTGTTACCTCAGTTTAAGTTAGAAGAATTGATTAAAGAAGAACGAAATCAAGGAGGTAAACGTTTGGTGTCTCACATGCTAAATGATTATTTTACAAAAAGAATGGTCGAAGCATTAGGTAAGTTATTACCGATAGAAACTAAAATTGCATCTTTAAGTAAAACAGATGCAAAATTAATTATCGATACCATTCACAAGTTTAAAGTAAAACCAGCAGGAGATAAAGGTTACGATAAAGCTGAAGTTATGCGAGGAGGTGTCTCTACAGCTGCATTAAACCCAAAAACTTTAGAAAGTAAGCAAGTTGCTGGTTTATTTTTTGGAGGTGAAACCGTTGATGTTACAGGCTGGTTAGGGGGATATAATTTCCAATGGGCTTGGGCTTCAGGGTATGCCATAGCACAGGCTATTTAATTCTGCATTTATATTTTTTCTTTTTTTAAAGCTAATAATTTACCAATCTAAATCCTACCTTTGCATTTGAAGCAAACTGGTTCTATCGCTGCTCCTTTTGGAGGAGAGGAAAGTCCGGGCAACGCAGAGCAACACGCTTCCTAACGGGAAGGATGCTGCATAGCAGTAGACAGAAAGTGCCACAGAAAATATACCGCTTTTAGGAGTAAGGGTGAAAACGTGAGGTAAGAGCTCACGGTCTTGTATGGTAACATGCATTACGGTAAACCTCGTGTGTTGAAAGACCAAATAGGTTACGAAACTCGAAGGCTGCTCGTCTTCTTTTAGGTTCACCTAAGATTCGTAATGGGTAGGTTGATGGAGCTAGTCAGTGATGACTAGCCTAGATAAATGATAGAAATTCCGTTTTTTCGGTTTACAGAACCCGGCTTATAAGGTTTGCTTCTTTTTTATTATATTACCGATAATTTAGATAACACCTTATTAGCAGGTAAATAAAACTTATTTATGAGTACCATATTAATTATTGATGACGAACGAGCTATCAGAAATTCATTAAGAGACATCTTAGAATATGAAGATTACAATCTATTGGATGTAGATAATGGGATTGATGGTTTAGAAATTATTAAGAAGGAAAAAATAGATCTTGTTCTCTGTGATATTAAGATGAACAAAATGGATGGCATGGAAGTTCTGGAAACAGCTCAAAAAACAAATCCAGACCTCCCTTTTATTATGATTTCTGGACATGGTACGATAGAAACTGCTGTAGAAGCAGCAAAAAAGGGTGCTTTCGACTTTTTAGAAAAACCTTTAGATCTTAATCGCCTATTAATCACCGTTAGAAATGGCTTGGAGAAAGTTTCTTTGGTTACAGAGACAAAAGTTTTAAAGAAAAAAGTAACAAGCTATAAAACCAAAGAAATTCTAGGTAAATCAGATGCAATTTCTCGAATTAAGGAAACAATTGACCGTGTAGCTCCTACAGAAGCACGTGTATTAATTACAGGAGCCAATGGTTCTGGAAAGGAATTAGTTGCTCGTTGGTTACATGAAAAATCTAACCGTGGGGAAGGTCCTTTAATTGAAGTTAACTGTGCTGCAATTCCATCAGAACTAATTGAATCGGAACTATTTGGTCATGAAAAAGGATCTTTTACTTCTGCAATTAAGCAACGACTAGGTAAATTTGAGCTAGCGACTAATGGTACCTTATTCTTAGATGAAATAGGAGACATGAGCCTTTCAGCTCAAGCGAAGGTATTAAGAGCTTTACAAGAACATAAAATCACTCGGGTAGGGGGTGATAAAGAAATAGATGTCAATGTTCGTGTTGTTGCTGCAACGAATAAAAACCTGTTGAAGGAGATTGATGCAGGAAATTTTAGAATGGATTTGTACCATCGTCTTTCCGTTATTTTAATTCATGTTCCATCTCTAACAGAAAGAGTAGATGATATCCCTTTATTGTCTAAGAATTTTTGTGAAGAAATATGTAATGAATACGGGGTTCCTGTGAAAGAAATTACTTCAGCTGCATTAAAAGAATTAAGCAACTTACCTTGGACAGGTAATATCCGTGAATTACGTAACATGATTGAACGTCTCATCATTTTAAGTGATAAATCAATTACAGATAGAGATGTTATTGCTTTTGCAAATCCTTCAAATACGGTTAATGCCGTTTCCGCTATTAATAATAACGAAGATGTAAGAAATAATACGGAACATCATAATGGAGAAAGAGTTAATCTTGATAATTTTGCTTCATTCCAAGACTTTAAAGATTTCGCGGAGCGAGAATTTATAAAATATAAATTGGAAAAGAATACATGGAATGTTTCTAAAACTGCTGACGATTTAGATATACAGCGGAGCCATTTATATAGTAAGATTGAAAAATTTGGTCTTAAACGAGATTAAAAAAAGAGCTTGATTTTATGAATCAAGCTCTTTTTTTAATAACTCAAGTATTTTATTTGCAGATATTTCTGAATAGTCGGTAATGTAAGCATCGCATAAGGGTAATTGGTCTTTGCTATGTGATGATAGTACGCCAATGACTTTCATTCCTGCCTGAATAGCGGCAGTGATGCCTGAAAAAGAGTCTTCAAAAACGATGCATTCCGCTGGAGTTACCTGTAGATTTTCAGCGGACTTTAAGTATACTTCAGGATGTGGTTTATGCAACGAAACATCTTCACTACTTAAGAGAGAATCCATCTTAGAACGAATATGCAATGCATCTAAAATCAAGTCCATATTTTCTTTAGGAGCTGATGTAGCTACTCCAGTTTTGAAACTATGTGCTTTCAAATCGTCTAAAAATTCTAAATAGCCTTTAATCGGAGACACTTGTTCTTTATAAATAACTCTAAAAAGTTGCTCCTTTTCAAATTCTAGATCTTTTAATTCATTTTTAGCTATAGGACGTTTGAAAAAATATTGCATGATATAACTATTATGTTTACCATACATATGTTTCTCAAATTCTTCTTCATTACTTTGAATATTGTAATTTTTAAAAAAAGCCTCAAAGGCCTGAGCATGATAAGGGTTCGTGTCACAAATTACCCCATCCATATCGAAAATAACAGCATAATTATTCATGTTACGAAGGTACATCTTTGGTTATCATATTATGAATGGTAAGGTAAGCCTTTTGTGATCTTAAAGTAAGTTTTTGTTAAGCATAAGGTTTACATTACATCAATTGATCTGCTATCTTTTAATCCACTTTACCACATAGATAGACTTATTGTATAGGTAACGTAAATTTGCTTCGATCAGCACTATTTATATTCGTATGAAACTCTACAAAATCAATAAAAGATTCCGCAGGATATGTTCCATCATTAATAACTAATTTTCTGTTGAAGTACAGTTTTCCATCTTTAATCTCATTTGTTACTTCATATTTCCCCATTATACAAGAAAATACTTGTTTTTCTATTGGAATGGTAAGTTTTATCGATTGTGGGAGATCGATTATAATACGATCTATCTCCGTAAATGCTCGATTGATATATACTTCTTTTTGTCTATTTTTTATTGCGCTAAGTGTTGATCGTATATTAAAAATATTCGGATGTATGATTATTTTTCCATCGGATTTTACTGCATAGTTTTTAATAAAAACATCTATTTTTTCATTAATGGAGGGTTTTGCCGATTTGTTTTCGGTATATTGAATTTTATCGAAATTGATATTATCAATATTATAATAATTGGCAAGCAACTTCGGTTTTTCTGGTGTTGACGCTAAGATAACATCATAATGATTACTGTAGGTTGTACCAGAAAAGGTTGTTGATACATTTCCCGTTAAATTGCCATTATCATCGAGTTTCAAATGTGCTTCGCGTATTTGATTATTATCTTCGACAGTATATTTAGGGGTTTTCAGGATCTTGCCTCCATCAGGAGTGCACGCTAATACAAGACGATCGTCAGTAAAATCATCTAAAAAGCCAAAAGGTAAAGTTTGACTTGTACACTCTAGCCATGTTGTGTCATTGGCGAATGGAAGACAAAGGATAATATGATTACCGTCCAATACATTAGCAAATGTTGCATTGATATCACGTTTCATACTACCAGCTTCAACGATACAATAATAGGAAGGAATATCAGCAAATGATAATAGATTCTGCATATAATTGGCTAATGCTTTACAATCACCATATCCTAAACGATCGACTTCTGATGCAGGAAAAGGCTCTAATCCTCCTATGCCAATTTGAACACTGATATAGCGTGTCTTATTTTGCATATATTCATAGATTAATTTTGCCTTTTCTTTTGGTGAAGTCACATTTTTAGTCAAATTTATAACTTCAGTTTTGACAGAAGGAGATAAATTTTGTTTACCACTGAGTAAGCTGGTATTCATCCATAAACCAAATTCTTTCCAGTCTTTAAAACTACCTTCTTTGTCGTAATAAACAAATTTCTCTGGAACGACTTGAACCCTTGGAGCATATTTTAACGGGTTAGGGGAATAAGATTCTAATCTTTGGGCCGCCAGATTCTCAACTTTCCAGGTTTGAATTATTCCTTTATCAGTCTCTGTTTTCTCAATTGTATTATTGTAATTAAGGCTATTTATTCGAACTTGAGTTTGTTTAGGTGTTATTAATTCAAAAGAGCTTTTTTCTACGGATACGTTTTCATTGTATGACGGATCCCACACAGGTAAAGCTAGATTTTGTTTGTGACGAATTTCATATTTGTATTCAATTGTATAAGGATATTCAGTTTGTTGAGGGGTATAAAATTTAACCCTTACATCTGCATATAATGTACCATTATCGACTGCACTTTTATCATTAAAATCTTTTGCAGTAATTTTTCTAGTGGCTAAACCAAATTCATTATAAACAGTTCCTTTAAGTTCTTTTATCGATGTATTCTTATTATAATAGATGGGCAAATTGGCATAAATATCTCCATTCTTATTGTAAACGGTTATTGCTTTGTTGAGAATTTCTACAACTTGATTGTTGGGTAATATTTCCAATGAAAGTTTTTCTTCTCTAATTGTGGCTGCCGCACGAGTTTTTAGTTTTGAAGGTATGTTTTCTACAGCATAATTGGTTTGCGCAATGGTTACTTGAGTAGAAATAATAGTTAATAGAAAAAGATAAATTCTCATTATTTTGATTGGATCTTAAAATCAATTTTTTGTTGTTGTATTTTTTTTGATAGGAGTTCTTTCAAGTGAAAATATTCATCCACATCGTATATAGGTTTGTTGAAAGCTGTATTTTGAGAAAATATAAAAGAACCATTTTCAAAGGAAGCCATATATCTATATTTTGCGGATCCTTCGGGTAATGTTAATGCTATTTTCTTTGGTAAATCAGCTATTTCAAGTGTTTCGGGAATTTTAATTTCAACTTGATAATTTTCTTGCGTTAAAAAACCTAGATCTACTGGATAGGTACGCTCCATTAAATTAAAAGGATTTTTGGTCGTTTTGTCAATCAAAGTTGGATTAAGAATCCAATAATTTGCTTGGTCATTTTTAGGAAGAGCCACATCAATATCAAACCTTTCGATTAATATATTATCTATACTATCCAAATTGAATATTTCATGATTTTTTAAATTGAATTTTTCTAGCTTTTCATCCATTTTTTCATTGTACTCTTCTAAGCTATTGAAAGATTTCATTTCTTGCCTTTTATTCAATGCTTTATTTCCTGAATAGTTAATTTCTAAATTTCCTTTTAAATGTCCTTGCTCTGTGATTTCACCTTTAAAGCTATAAAGAGTAATCGAGGTCAGTGCACTTTTAAGTGGTATCCACTCAGAAGATTTTTTGGAATAAATAACACGTCCTCTTTCATTCATACAACGAATGGGAATGGAACCGAAAGGAGATAGTGGTTCAGATGCATCTAAGAGAAAATCTTGTCCATTAATTTTTGCAAGGACAATGACATAGTCAAAATCTGAAAGTACTGGGAATTTAGGATTTGGAAACCCATTATCACGCGTAGATAGAATGACAGGATATGCTTCAATAGAAGCTGCCTGGAGAGCTGCAATTAGCGCTAAGTTAATATCAGCTACATTACCTGATCGTTTCTTTAAAGCATCTTCTATTCCTTCTTGTGCATACTTACCAATGTAGTGGTTCCATTTGATTTGTTTCGCAATATAATTGTAAAGCAATTTTGCCTTCGTATAATTATCATTTGCAGTAGCCGTGATTTGAGGAATTATGTCTTTGAATAATTCTTTATTTTTTATTTGACCTCCAAATGTTTTTTCATTCATTAATTCTATATCAACATCTTTCCATTCTTTTGAAAAATTCTTAATATTTCCATTGGGATATCTGATAGAAGCCAACTCATAATAAATTGCAGATTTGAAATTATTAGCGGCAGTCATGTAATCTTCTTCTATAAAGGCAGGGATATTTTGCATCGTATAGATTAACTTAGAACAATCCATTCGAGCTCCACCAAGGAAGATACAATCTGCTAAACGTTCGGATTTTTGATCTGTAAGTTTATAAAAACCTCTCAGCACAACATTATAATCAAAAGAAGCGGGTATGACTGCAATATACTTACTAGCTACTTTTGGGATATCATCTTGAAATACCCAAGTTTTGAAATTGAAATAATTGTAATAATTAATGGTGTAAGTAACTTCTATAATAGATCCTTCTTTAATATTGGGTAGTGTGAACTTATTGAGATTTATGTTTTCAGATTTTTTTTCTTTAAATACTTTAGACTTATCTAGATCAGTACGGATGATTTTGCCATTTTCTAGATTGTATGTTGTCCCTTTTACACTGGTAAAATAATCTTCACTCTGACTACTGTATTTACTGGTTGGAACGACAAAATTAGCTTTATCAAAACCTTCTTTATTAAAAATTTTAATAACAACATGATATTCATGTATTAAGCGCGGTTGGTTGGTATAATCATCCACAACAAAGCTAGATCTTCCCTCTTCACGAAGGACTACAGCATTAGCATTACTATCAATCACATTGCGATCAAAATTAAGATCATCATATGTGATTTTACCAAACTCAAATTCTTGAGAATAAGTTTTTGAAAATAGAAAAAATGTTAAAAATATAGTAAATATTTGGCGTATCATATAAGTCTGATTGACATTAAATAAATATGATACGAATATATAACTTAGAAATCTTTTTTTTATTGAAATAATTACTTATTGATTTATTTTTTTAAAAGATCATGAATCGTAAGAGCGATTGCATGCACGTCTTCTCCATCTTCAAGAAGAGAGAAGGCAATATATGTTGCATAAATTTCAATACTGAATTTTTCATGTTTATCAGCAATAAATGCATCGATTTGTTGTTCTGTGCAATCGAATCCTATTTGCTGTAATTCATTGAATAAATTTGTCGAAATAGTGGCATGATCTTCACCACTTGCAAATGCTACAAGTATGTGAAATAGAAATTTATCAACAATTTCATTATCAGATTTTTTAAAGAGGGATAAAATATGTTGATAATCAAACTTTGTTTTGGCACTATTGACAATACTGTCCCAAATTTCGTGTTTTACAGATGCTTCCATAGCTAAGCTGTTTTTTAGTTTAGTTGGTTTCTTAAATATACCTAAAAAAACAATTGATACAGAAATTTTGTTTGATTTAATTTTTTTTCAAAAAGAAAGAGACCCGAAAGCCTCTTCTTATTATTATATTAATATATGGTTAATCTTATTTGGATGAAATCAATTCGTATAAAGAAAATAAAGCTTCTCCTAATAAACAGCCTATCATTAGTCCAAGAATTATTGATAGACCTATTTTTACCCAGGAAGTTTGTTTGATGATTAATTTCATGCTGCGAACTTCGTTATTTGCTTGCTGATCTGCATATTTT encodes the following:
- a CDS encoding transglutaminase domain-containing protein, with product MIRQIFTIFLTFFLFSKTYSQEFEFGKITYDDLNFDRNVIDSNANAVVLREEGRSSFVVDDYTNQPRLIHEYHVVIKIFNKEGFDKANFVVPTSKYSSQSEDYFTSVKGTTYNLENGKIIRTDLDKSKVFKEKKSENINLNKFTLPNIKEGSIIEVTYTINYYNYFNFKTWVFQDDIPKVASKYIAVIPASFDYNVVLRGFYKLTDQKSERLADCIFLGGARMDCSKLIYTMQNIPAFIEEDYMTAANNFKSAIYYELASIRYPNGNIKNFSKEWKDVDIELMNEKTFGGQIKNKELFKDIIPQITATANDNYTKAKLLYNYIAKQIKWNHYIGKYAQEGIEDALKKRSGNVADINLALIAALQAASIEAYPVILSTRDNGFPNPKFPVLSDFDYVIVLAKINGQDFLLDASEPLSPFGSIPIRCMNERGRVIYSKKSSEWIPLKSALTSITLYSFKGEITEQGHLKGNLEINYSGNKALNKRQEMKSFNSLEEYNEKMDEKLEKFNLKNHEIFNLDSIDNILIERFDIDVALPKNDQANYWILNPTLIDKTTKNPFNLMERTYPVDLGFLTQENYQVEIKIPETLEIADLPKKIALTLPEGSAKYRYMASFENGSFIFSQNTAFNKPIYDVDEYFHLKELLSKKIQQQKIDFKIQSK